From one Malus sylvestris chromosome 1, drMalSylv7.2, whole genome shotgun sequence genomic stretch:
- the LOC126630637 gene encoding uncharacterized protein LOC126630637, with protein sequence MDRDRRSERERGRGRSGDLSTLAADPRFHESGRGGTVREKHGGPSGLADPARTTQTVSPPSSYSSFLCLWNRLIYSKRIDSSEMVFRLVRFVRVRLMIVEASDTQTATSNPLRSLFPKALPLICHQEFNNPRG encoded by the exons ATGGATAGAGACAGacggagcgagagagagagagggagaggaaggAGTGGGGATCTCAGCACCCTTGCTGCAGATCCTCGATTTCATGAGAGTGGGAGAGGGGGGACAGTCAGAGAAAAGCATGGGGGGCCTTCGGGACTCGCAGACCCCGCAAGAACGACACAGACGGTCTCACCTCCGTCGTCTTACTCCTCATTTCTCTGTCTCTGGAATCGATTGATCTATTCGAAGAGGATCGACAGTTCTGAAATGGTATTTAGATTGGTAAGGTTTGTGCGTGTGCGGTTGATGATCGTGGAAGCCAGCGACACCCAGACTGCAACATCGAATCCTCTCCGATCCTTATTCCCAAAAGCTCTCCCTCTGATTTGTCATCAG gAATTCAACAATCCCAGAGGTTGA